Part of the Toxotes jaculatrix isolate fToxJac2 chromosome 8, fToxJac2.pri, whole genome shotgun sequence genome is shown below.
AATCAGAGGGGTCATGAAATGTTAATGGGgtagaaaataagaaaagaaaaatctctgaTGCAGATACTTGAATTCGCCTTAATGTTATTTTCTCTAATCCTTCTGGTCTTTGCTTCTCTGTCAAATATCAAATAATTTGACCTCTTTGTGCCTCAAACAAGAATTTACAAGAAACCATGTGAAAAGTTTAGAAGGTAAATGTCTGTTTGGTGGAACTGAAATGTAGATGGGTCACATGTAGATGTGACATTGTTTGTTCCGCCATCCCAATCAGATAAAGGCATAAATTGCcctaaaaataaacagtttattaTTCACTGTTTATGAACGAATCATTATTTTGAGCTGCTTTCCCATTCAGCTGTAAGTAATTACATGAAATTCCCATTGAGagtcctcatcatcctcacctaACATCAGAATGTGAAGATCCATCATCCTTAGCCCAGAAACATAACCATAACAGTCCAAGGTGTGCTGGGTGCAGATCTGTATAGTCAAGAACCACTTAAATGTTTGTGCAACCAGGAACACCTTCATTTATGATGTTATTTTTGTATTGAACATAAAGATATGTCTGTTTATTTAGCCCTGCATCCTGTCAATGGGACTGTTGAAGCACTGCTCCTTCTCTAACAACTAAAATGACAGTTTTACAGTTGTTTATTagcattacaaaataaaaaggggAGTCACTCCCTCTGGACCTTTACTACTCTCTATGAAGCAATAACCAAATAACCAAGAACTCCTCCCTACATGTTATGTAACTAGATTAGGTTAAAAACCTAGTATATGGCTGGACAATGTattgtaaatgtgtgaaattgAGGACGTAGTTGAAACCTGGTGTGTAGCGGCTTCACACACCAACTTTTAATTCAAAGTAGCTAAAACCTTCTTGAATAGCCTCTAAATGTCAATATCGTGTACTGCATTACATCAACACCATAGGAACGGCATAGGTACAGCATAACCACATGCCCTGTGCAGTACTTACAGCATTGATTCAATGCAATTCAGTGTTTTAAGATTTTTAAGATTTCGTTTATATGAATTGGATGCATATTTAGGATGGTGGTGTGTAGCGTGAGACGTAATTTTAGGccatgttgcattttttttgtgcaattaGTGTGTCAGCTGTATACTGTATTATGtaactgtgtgtatttctttgcCATAGAACTGATTTATAgtcatattttctgttgttctttCTGTTGTAATAATGTGACTTTGatccaaagaaaacagaactttgtacattagaaaaatattttatttttaatctctcCACATGTTCCCAAAACCGTcaatttgttcacattttcaaTTTCCAGCCATTAGAACATGTGTGGTTTACAAAACATCTAGAAAACTTATTTAACTTAACAtatttctctccattttcctctgtaatacaaaattaaacaaagttCATTTTACAAAGTACGCTCATACTTCACATATCAAGAGAGTAggtataaatatttaatgaaacATCTGTCCCCAGTTTCATAAGTGGCTCCATGCTTTGGTCCTCAGCCACAGTATCATTGTGAGGTATGgtatctttttttctgcttgtacATTTTTCCCACAGCACAATTCTATAAATacatttgtctgtattttcaaGTAAGTCTGCAAGGCTGCAGAAAGTGCCATCCAGGATCCAGTGCAATAACAACAGTAATTGTCACTAAACTGGCACAGCGAAGCATCCGTAAGTGACGTTTTTTGCGTTGTTCTGGTAATCTACATACACATGTGTGAACATATCgtctgaatattttttaaatacacaaacccCAGATTCCTCATGCcttttaatacaaaaacattaacTAAATAGCAGTTTCCCCATCTTTAGACACCATGAATAAATATCTGATGGAAGGCCACCTCTTCCATCATAATCTGACAAAGAGAAACCTGAGAAGTGCATGGGCCTAAAAAGCCCTCAGTACTGTTTCATTTCAATGTGCAACAACATCTCCATGTGACTCAAACATCAAACAATAGTACTAAAATgtgagacaaaataaataaatgacatcaaataaaaacaaccgAACTTCTTCCTCTTAGTTCTTCACTGGACACGTGGGACCTACACATTCACTGTGTACTTCTGGGAGCGTTTCCTACATAGTCTGCGGAACCACACCCAGTAGAGGAACATCATCAGCAACCAGTAGCATGTGTAGGCCACACAGCCAAAGACTAGAAACTTAGTTTCCATTATCTTGGCTGGAGTGAACCAGTCCAGTTGACTCTCCTTGTAGATTGTGTAACTGAGCCCACCTATTAAAATGGCTGCCCacactgagagagggaggagggggatgtAGTTACCTACAATCTTACGTCTGCCTGATGTCCCCCAGCTGCTTTTGTTCATGGTGATAATGGCAAAATACTTAGCAGGCAGCAGGCTTGTCATGTACAGAGCCGAGTAGAGGGACATAAACACCATCACCAGGTCTCTGCGCAGGATGCAGGCGTAGGCTGCTTTCACCAGCCCAATCAGCTGGATGCAGCTCAGGACCCAGAGGATGTCCCACAGCGTGCCTGTCCAAAACAGCTGGATGATGGTGGCGGTGACAAAGAAGGGGAAAATACCTGAGACGATGGACTCGTAGGTCATCCAGAGGTGGTGCTTGTGCCACCACATTGCATTGTAGAGCCACTCACGGAAGTAAGATTTTGTCCAGCGAGTCTGCTGATTGAGCCAGCGCAGAAACTGAGCAGGCGTCTCCGTGTAGCATTTGGAGAGAGCTGTGTATCTatagaaaatggcaaaaaatgaCATTGGAATATCAAATGAGGTTTATTATAACCTGTGTAAATTTcgttacaaacaaaaaaaaaagaggtttctTACTTTGTGGCATAGCCCATGCTCAGCATTCGGTTGGTGAGATGTCTGTCGTCACCAAATGTACAGTGAGTTCCCAGAAACTTCTGATTGTACCAGGACTCCAGAAACTGCTGGAGGAGATCGTTCCTGTACAGACCTTCATAGAGCAATTCAAGaaaccacaaaaataaatattgtttaCAAGGGATAACAACACTGCATTAACGCAAAGACTACTGCTGATCCTTTGACGCACTTGATCACAGAGAAAGCTCGTCTTTCTTACCCAGGGGCCCACTTATGCAGGACACACAGTTGAAGAAGGACTGGCAGGACCTTTCGATGTTGAAAGCCATCCAGTACCTTAGACTGCTCATGAAGCTGATGTATGAGTCTTTCAGGTTGAGGATCATCACATCTCCTCCCACAGCACCATACTTGGAGTTACTCTCCAGCACTTTACAGAGCTCCACTGTGGCCAGAGGGTCCAGCTTAGTGTCTGAGTCGCACACCTGGTGAAAGATAAAGAGATTCATGTCATTAAAACTGTGCAATTCTCTTGCCATAAAATGATCTTAACTAAAGAAGTACTTTAGGAATATAAAGGAGAAAATAGAAATAGATACCTGTATATAGTCAACTGAGGATCCAAGTGCTTTAAACGCTGTGTACATCACTTCCCGCTTGCCGCCCCATTTCTGCATGATGCATACACACCTCTTGGTCTGGATCAAGTGCTCTACGTCTTTTCGCTGTGGATCTTCTCCTATAGCATAATCAGCATCCCCTCCTGGGCCCATTGCTGAGGCCATTTCCACATCCTGTTGGGCCTGAGTGGGGTCCCATGTATGGTAGTTGTTCTTCCACACACAACAGCCAGGATCCTGGTCCTGAAACACCTCTCTGAACATGTCCATCATATATCGGTCATCATCTGAGTTCCCGTCTACCACCATGATGATGCGCAGCAGCTCAGGGGGATACTTGAGAGCCCTGATGGAGTTGAGGCACTCTCTGAGATAGTCGGGGTCCTCCTGGTAAGCCGATATGGTGAAGCCAATGGTTTTGGTAAAGGTGCACTGGTCGGTGCGGGCTCTCATTCGTCGGTGTTCGATGAAGGCGAAGAAGCTCTGGACCAATACGTGGAGAGAAAGGAGCAGTCCATAAAAGCCAAAGGAGATGATTCCATACATGGAAGTCACAAGTTGGAAACCCTTAACATAGGCCCAAACCATCACACCCAGGACCAGCAGAGCAAAGAGGAAAGTGAGGATGGCGCGGATTACTGAGCCCAGCTTCTTTAATAAAGGTTTCAGCTCCATTGTGTTTCTTTACcttagagacacacaaagacactacATCTCAGCATGGCTTGTACATGTGTAAAGAAGGATGGATTTATTATGGTTCTAGTCATACTAAAAATGTACACAGACACTCATGTTAGTGTGGTTTGGAAAAAGGGTGTATTAAATGGAAATAGCTGTTTTATGTGGACTGTTGTAAGACATGTTTACAAGCTATACAACTTGGAAAATAATACAGCTGTCAGTCTTACAAATGCTTTaattgctgtatttttttttcagtaccaAGACTGCCAATCCAAGAATGTGTATCACAGACAACTATACCCTGttgtgtaaaaacaaatgtaactGTTCAGGTGCCATAATAACAGTAATAGCTGACATGGTGATACTAAAGGCTTTTACATACTTTTTAACTTAGCAAAGCCAGAAGAGCCATCTGTTTATCAAGTGACTAGATCAATAAACAACCAAATAACAAGCCAAATAATgaacagacaaaatgaataaatgtatatACAGAATCACAAAATCTTACCGCAAGCAGACATATGAAATCTGTTTATGCTTAAGTTCGTATTTCTTTAAATCATATGATCGTTACTGACATGCCATGATTCTACGGGAAgcatttagttttaatttaaatctcaaattatttgtatatattaaatttaattaGTTGCActgtttttatatgattttatatgatatattcgagattcttttttttttttttttttacattttattagtaataaagcaatttaaaacaaatgcataacaaaatgtttttgatctTTAACCCTACCTGATATCAAGTTCCCCTGGCTTTAAATTTGCGAGACATCCACTTGGTGTTTCTCTTGTCTGGTAACTTGGCCTGAAGTTTGTTGGCTTTATAGGCTACTGGGATGAAGACGGGATGGAGCCACGTGCGCGCTTTTTATGTCTTGGGCACTTATGATTTGCGCGCGCCCCCTCTGACTCAGCCGTGCGTCAGGACCAAGGCGGTGGTCCCGGAAAGGAATCAGTGTGCGctgtgcattgttttttttttttttcttctttaccaTGGAGATGATAGAAGTTTGTGACCTCCTGCACATCTGTTTCCCAAAGAAGGACGTTCCTAAACTTTTCGGGGCAGGAGTTTGAAATAGACACAGTGGAGAGCACCCGGTAAAAGGGATGTTTCGCGGGGTCACCGGTATATTTGTGTCCATTTCCTCATTATTCTtctaaaaacatatatatatatatatatatatatatatatatatatatatatatatatatatatatattttttttttttttttttttttttttttttttaaacgtacgctattttattttttgttctgttttgccAGAAATTGTGCAGCTATAGAGCAGAATGTCGAGGTATTCAATCACATTTACCttgaggcagaaaaagatgCAAGAAACCCCAGAGGCTGCCACCAAGCTTGTACACAAGCTGGATGTTGCCCTCTGGTGGCTCTTATCTGAAAATGCATAATCcccccccctaaaaaaaaagaaagaaaaaaccaaAGGGGTAGAAAGGAGAAGACGAAATGTGGGGGAATCAGGTCTTTGCAGTTGTGAAGTCTTAATAGGAAAGGAGTCAAAGCTGGTGTCACAGAGCCAAAGGAAAACATGTCTCTAGTCTGTGCCACTAATCTCTGACTTTAAAAGGCAAATGTTGTCCCATTTGGTTCTCTGAGTTGCTGCCACTGTCCTGACTTAACCGTGATCACATCCCGGCCTAGTTCCTTTACAGGGAAATCTGTTCACAAGGGTCCACGCCCTTAGCCACAGGAGCTGGCCTGAGCCGTCAACACGCTTCATGTCAGACCCAAATAGAAGCCACCAGGCAGCTGATGTCATGTACAGAGGCTGTGCCAGTATTTATGGGACGATGAACTGGTTTGACTTACTGGATGAGTTATTATATGTGTGGTTCTTCATGAGATCTGTATGTTTACTTGAATGTATTTTTCAACACTGCGTTGTAAAAGATCTTGTAGGTGTCTTATTATAGTATTATCTTACATCAGTATCTCATTATATACAGTAAGTATTACCTTGTTTATCAGTGAGTGCAGGATCCTGTTTACATGTTGCTTCACGAGAatctgtcatgactagcccctaagggggctgttttctccttttgttatgtttagaactcttttgtggacttttggaccttttcagactcttgtttagtttgttaagttttgttaatagttcctgttttattttgaaaccatagatcttgtgtatcttgtcttgttctacttcctgtctttgtcttgtttcccaccatttgtgattgtctgccccgccctaattggtttcacctgttgcccattgccttgtgtatttaagtctcctTGCTCCTCCATGTCCTTTCCAGTTAATCTGAGTCCATATACCTGAGTCTGCACCTTTGTCTTTGCCTGAGTCTGCCCATGTCTTCACCTGTGTTGGTGCCCcgtgtgtgcttctgccttgcctcctctgcctcgTCAAGTCCCCATGTTCGTCCGTGTTCCTGTGCCGtgcgttttccccctcatggacttccCTTGGTGTCCTTTGTGTCAAGTAAGGActcttgtatttttgtttagctTTGTTCCTGAGTCTTTTTCTCCttcgtggatgatttttggttgtttgggttttgttccctggccctggacttttccagtgattttggtttattaaaagacttttagttacTCATAGCCTGTCTTGCGGGTtattgcatttgggtcctctcttccctcgtgttcctggtTGCCTCGGTTGTGACCCTGCTTGACAGAATCCTGGACCATACACGTCTGTTAATGTTACTTTGTCTTGCAGTGACAAACTAATGTACacatagtaataataatgaacatAAAGCGTGTGTTAGCGTCCCTTATGcaactgtaaatattaaaaatcaatTTTATCAATTTTAATTCATCTGCaatatcatttatcatttggCATTGAATGTTTATAAAGGTGTGTGTTCATTGCTGTCCTTATTGAATCTTTTCATATACCGTTTTTATTCAGTAAATGTTCGGCCAGTCAGCTTGTTGGTTATttgctattttgtttttttgtttgtttttaatttatagcTCCATTTATATGAAAAAGCCGTGGCTAagcttctgcttttctctgacaTCTGTATAAATCTGAGACCACATCAAGTGCATGTCCTGTAAAGGACGCTGCAGAAGGATAAGGACTCTTTTACTATCGTGCCATCACTTTAAATGTGGTTTGTGGAATTCTGTAAGACTCAAAACATGGACATCTGTGTTGCCAAAATCAACATCCTGACCAAGGCCAtgttttcaaaaaataaaaaaaaaaccggGGTGAAGCATCCAGCTTGCTTCATAGCGACGAAAGCTATTTTTTTGTACATAAGCTATGAGTCCTCAGAAACCTCGTTAGTCCCCAGTCTTTATTTGGTGGTCAAGCAACTGCCTGGTgactcactcctcctctctctgccacacCCAAGCAACCAAAATCCACTTAAATCATTTTATGATTTTGTGATTCAGTATTCGCATATGTGCACCTGATGCTGTTTGATTAGCAGTTTGTGACCTTTCGCACAGATGTTACAGAGGAGTGTCCTTGGATGGGATTCAGGATGTTTACTTACTTTTTCAGCTGTGCAAGAATTGGCCATCAACATATTCGTTTTACTCTAAACTCAAACTGCACTAACATCAATACTCTTAACCAAGATATTGTAGAACTCCAGTTGTAATCTCATGTAGTTTTAAGGAACTATGGATAAAAGTTACTGCATAGTCAACTGGCTTAATACCACAATTGTCACAGTGCTCCATACTCACTGATTATGGAGTGTGGCCAGAGTGTGCTGCAAGCTTTATGGTTTCAGCCCACAGAGAGCAGTGTAGCAGCATTTTTCAGCCTTGGTGATGGCTGACTACAAACATCAGGTTTGTTCCTCAACTGTTCTACTGTTCTACTGAGGCATCCATGAGCAAGAAACATGTCTGCCTATTTACTGCAAAGTCATTCTGAGTCAGAGTTTGCAAAACCAAACATTTGTTAGGCAGCTAGACGGTATATTACACTCTCAGAAACTCACCATTTTGATTTACAGTCATGCTTACCAAAGCTATTAATTATGGCAGTGACACAAGTGgcttttcaaacacacatgctacTTGTTTTAGACACTTGTTGGGCaaaacacctgtcagtcagtttaCTGTAATGTAAAGTCTGGGTGAGAATTTGAGTTTCTTATAAAAGCAGtcactgctgtatgtgtgtgtgtgtgtgtgttgggagctGCAGGGAAAAAAGGCAGACATGTTTCTCTTCACAGAGGAGGTTATATTCTGAGATGCTCGCCTTTATAGACATCCTAACATTCTAATGACTAACGGGCCTCTATAAAAGACACTGTACACACGTCTCACAATTGACTTTACTGATATTGCCTCGTGAATTCTTTAATATCTTTTCTGCTCAACCAGATGCCATTGTGTTCTTGATCCAGGAGACGTAATTGCACACTTTAGTGTACACCCCAGGCTTCTTTCTCTGAGCGCAACCATGTCCCCAAGACACAACTCCCTGGAGCTCTCCGTCACACATCATGGGACCCCCGGAGTCACCCTGAGGATAAAAACATGAGGTTATCTTCACTGATGGATCCTTTACATCAGGAGGGAACAAACAGCAGCCATGGTCTCGATATTACCTGGCAGGagtccttccctccctccagaTAGCCAGCACAGAGCATGTTTTCAGTGATTTGGAAAGGATATGCATTAAAGCATGTGTCATCACTCAGGAGAGGGGCATCCAGGCACTGCAACTTATGAGGATACCTTgctggaaaagacagaaaaagaatatgcatcagtgtttctATGCATTACAATGGCATGGAAAGAGCTTGGAAAAACTATCAACATATCCAGCATTTAACTCACAGCCTTCGTCACTGGGTCGAAGACTCCCCCATCCAGAGATCTGGCACATTGTCACGTCACTGGCACACTTTGAAGGAAGAGTTGCAGGGCGCACGAAGCTGTTCAGAGTAGCGGGTCGACTCAGTTTGATAAGCATGATATCACTGTCCTGCGTGCGGGGGTTGTAGTCAGGGTGGCGGATGAACTTGGCCGACATGATGTGCTGTTCAGTCCCCTCAGGTTCCCAGATGTCGTGCTCTCCCAGCCGAACTTCAACATTCGACCTGGAAGAATTACACACACCATGAAGGTCAGTTTTCTCCCTTGCTGCTTTCTCCCTAATACCTGGCTTCAAGGGAGATTCACAGTCTGATTATATAATGAAAAAGATACAATATGAGCACACGTAAATCCATCAGCGTTAACCAACTGCCAAAGTTTCGGTTTGCGTGCTGTAAAAAGAAGTTAGTCATCATCTTTCTTACTTTGGTTTGCAGTGTGCAGCAGAGAGCACCCATTCATCAGACAGAAGAGTCCCACCACAGAAGTTGTACCCAGTGAAGAGAGACACTTGGTAGGGCACAGAATTTTTCGGGCACTCATACCCTCCGACAATCTTGTCATCTCCCGCCAGGGCAACTATTGGTATGAAAAACAGtaagaataaaaagagagaaagctgTATCATCAGCGAACTGGCATCAATCATTAATCTCCTTAACATGTGAGTCTCTGGTGCTGTCTGAAGCTCCcatagtttgatattttttgtttttttgtttttttgcagtccCTGTGAATTCCATACCTGCCCCTCCAAAGAGagtgagaagaaggaaaagCTTCATGCCTTCTGTCTGCTTGGCTGGCAGATGAATGTGCCCTCACCCTCTTACTTTCAGGTATTTTAGTACTCTTATCTCCTTTTTCTCAAGGTCTTCTATCGTCAGAGGTACACCTCAAACACTAAACATGTGTTACATTTCCCCAGTGACGCTTGgtttaatgtacagtatttaggACATAAAAGCACAGCAGACAAATGCTGTGTAAATACCTGGGGAAAGagcttttgtgtttattttattgagGTTTTTTTCTATTCTGATGGAGTGATTTCTGGGAGATTTTGAGAACTTTCTTTGTGAAAATTTAGAAATTAATATCACATTCCTTTGTAAGTTTGTGAGGCTTTTTGTGATAGTTTTATTACACAGTCACATACTGGATATGGCATGTTTACTGCCTTCAAATGAACCACAAAGTGACATTGTGGATGATGAGTAGGACTTGGTATGTGGGTGCAACTCATGTGGTTAAACTCATGTGGTTAAAGGTGCTCTGTGTAGGAGGAACATTGTGCcatatttcaaaaaaaaaaaaaaaaaaaaagggggggggggggggcacataaATAAAAGAGCTTTACTATTATTAGTTAACTGCTTTAATGTTCTGCTCACTCAGATAGGATCAGCAAGCTAATCAGCAAGCTCCTGTCTGAAAAAAAGTGCAGTATGTGGCTATATTGCAACATGTGATATGAAAGTGTTAATACTTTCACCTTTTGCATAACTGCGTGTGAGTTTGGGAATCACATAAAAacgctgaaagaaaaaagaaatgcttgtGAAAACACAACTTGAGGTAACAGTTTCATCTTGCAATCTAGTTTTGAAATCCAGTTTGGGCTACAACTTTCTTCTGCCACTCTGGCTTGGGTAAGAAATGTTGAAAGGAATTCAGCACTCTCACTGATCCAGCATAGCGAAACTGCTTATCATTGATGAGCCAAAGGTTCAGGATGGAGACGTACCAAGAGGTACACAGCTCCGTTACTCATGTATGAGCATAGGTGTTCATCAGCActagacagaaaaacatttaaatgtgagGGTATGTTTACCCCAACCCTATGATTATACACTTAAGACTAAAATATAACGCATTCCCATCCAGCACAGGCAAGTTCTCCCCCCACCCCAGCCTTCACTCATTACTGTGTGGCACACACGTCGTCAGCTTCATTCCTTTTCCAACCTGCATATcattgcttgtattttttttttttttttttttttaactgttagCAATTGCAACAACTTGGTGCAGCCTGCAGGGAAACATACTCTCTGTACAGATGAAAAGGTTGCGTGTGTTCACTGTTAtgagcttgtgttttttttttaaatttgttctgAGTAGGTTTTCCTAGACAGATAAATTTTCAACAGAAAGCACGAGGCTACAGGACATTACAACAACCCTCCAGTGTCATTTATTAGAGAAACACAGATTGCCAGTTGCTTTTTTCCAGCTTTTACCACCCTAACCCTGAGTTGCAATATATGGAAAAGGATAAACACTTCCATTTATTTCACCATCTGGTGTTCCCTGCATGTTTAACCAGTTCCGGTTCCCCTAATCCCATTCCACTGAACCTCAAAATACCttcagatggacagagagagccCTGTGTCAAAGCTTTGTATGACTTATGCATTGCCAGGCTTGTTTGCTGTCAGACAGAGCCCAGGCGTATTATTCTTATCCCTTTGGTCTGCTGAGGGGGACCAGCCGTTGTGGTTGAAAGCAGGGACGAATGTAAGGAAGTGGTTTAAGTTATTGaggttcagctttttttttttttttttccttgtgtgtggTGTATTTCATGGAAAAAACCGTCACTGAGCCATGAGGACGAAAGCCGTTGGCACCGGTTTTgacttgaaaaacaaaattcctGACCTCTCCACAGCCGTGAGACAGAGGATTTGATTTCCAGTCAGCACCGCAACAAGATCAACAAACCTTTGAGGTTTCAGCACACAGCAGATTCCCActatttgtgtctttgtggcAGCGTTGCTGCAGTTGAGAAGTTTCATTGCAACAGTTAGAGTACCACCGTTTCTCTCTGCCCCCCTGCAAAAGGAGCTGTGGATTTGGAAATGCTGCGAGCTCACAGTGTTGTGTGCACAACAGCAACGAAAAATACTGGGTGTACTACAGTGACGCTGGGAACTGGAGTATGTCATTAGTGCTTGACTGTcccacacacaaggacacacacagacacacatacagtgcagtTTAGTTGAGC
Proteins encoded:
- the has1 gene encoding hyaluronan synthase 1; amino-acid sequence: MELKPLLKKLGSVIRAILTFLFALLVLGVMVWAYVKGFQLVTSMYGIISFGFYGLLLSLHVLVQSFFAFIEHRRMRARTDQCTFTKTIGFTISAYQEDPDYLRECLNSIRALKYPPELLRIIMVVDGNSDDDRYMMDMFREVFQDQDPGCCVWKNNYHTWDPTQAQQDVEMASAMGPGGDADYAIGEDPQRKDVEHLIQTKRCVCIMQKWGGKREVMYTAFKALGSSVDYIQVCDSDTKLDPLATVELCKVLESNSKYGAVGGDVMILNLKDSYISFMSSLRYWMAFNIERSCQSFFNCVSCISGPLGLYRNDLLQQFLESWYNQKFLGTHCTFGDDRHLTNRMLSMGYATKYTALSKCYTETPAQFLRWLNQQTRWTKSYFREWLYNAMWWHKHHLWMTYESIVSGIFPFFVTATIIQLFWTGTLWDILWVLSCIQLIGLVKAAYACILRRDLVMVFMSLYSALYMTSLLPAKYFAIITMNKSSWGTSGRRKIVGNYIPLLPLSVWAAILIGGLSYTIYKESQLDWFTPAKIMETKFLVFGCVAYTCYWLLMMFLYWVWFRRLCRKRSQKYTVNV
- the LOC121185614 gene encoding trypsin-3-like isoform X2; protein product: MKLFLLLTLFGGAVALAGDDKIVGGYECPKNSVPYQVSLFTGYNFCGGTLLSDEWVLSAAHCKPKSNVEVRLGEHDIWEPEGTEQHIMSAKFIRHPDYNPRTQDSDIMLIKLSRPATLNSFVRPATLPSKCASDVTMCQISGWGSLRPSDEGSRYPHKLQCLDAPLLSDDTCFNAYPFQITENMLCAGYLEGGKDSCQGDSGGPMMCDGELQGVVSWGHGCAQRKKPGVYTKVCNYVSWIKNTMASG
- the LOC121185614 gene encoding trypsin-3-like isoform X1, whose protein sequence is MKPLVWILVMTAAIILKDDKIVGGYECPKNSVPYQVSLFTGYNFCGGTLLSDEWVLSAAHCKPKSNVEVRLGEHDIWEPEGTEQHIMSAKFIRHPDYNPRTQDSDIMLIKLSRPATLNSFVRPATLPSKCASDVTMCQISGWGSLRPSDEGSRYPHKLQCLDAPLLSDDTCFNAYPFQITENMLCAGYLEGGKDSCQGDSGGPMMCDGELQGVVSWGHGCAQRKKPGVYTKVCNYVSWIKNTMASG